A genomic stretch from bacterium includes:
- a CDS encoding c-type cytochrome, translating to MSNHEQQQDEHEEIDLPVFDDDLHEKDNPIPQWWWTLWAITIGFAFGYFAWFHMLGVSPSLAGELVVDVQKAKVEQEIRDREMAAKMEATMSPAEIGKKYFKTFCASCHGNEGEGGIGPNFHDNFFIHEPTPAVLTSVVANGVAAKGMPAWGSMLGDRKVKALVAYVSTLHDVPLTIPGKASEGKEYGREELTAMLSGVPATPVVAAADEKTKTEATAVTKTKPAKKDAAPAPVKKAKTKKAKQAIPEKRSQ from the coding sequence ATGAGTAATCACGAGCAACAACAAGACGAGCACGAAGAGATCGATTTACCGGTCTTCGATGACGATCTACACGAGAAGGATAACCCAATTCCCCAATGGTGGTGGACATTGTGGGCGATAACCATCGGATTTGCTTTCGGGTACTTCGCATGGTTCCACATGCTTGGCGTAAGCCCATCACTCGCTGGTGAGTTGGTTGTCGATGTGCAAAAAGCGAAAGTCGAACAGGAAATCCGCGACCGCGAGATGGCGGCAAAGATGGAAGCAACGATGTCGCCCGCCGAAATTGGCAAAAAGTATTTCAAGACCTTCTGTGCTTCGTGTCACGGTAACGAAGGGGAAGGCGGTATCGGTCCAAACTTCCACGACAATTTCTTTATCCATGAACCAACCCCGGCAGTGCTGACGAGCGTAGTGGCAAATGGCGTCGCGGCGAAGGGAATGCCGGCATGGGGTTCGATGTTGGGTGATCGAAAGGTAAAAGCGTTGGTTGCCTATGTGTCAACATTGCACGACGTTCCGCTGACGATACCCGGCAAAGCATCTGAAGGGAAAGAGTACGGTAGAGAAGAGCTAACGGCAATGCTCTCTGGCGTTCCAGCAACTCCGGTGGTGGCGGCTGCCGACGAAAAAACGAAGACCGAAGCAACTGCGGTTACTAAAACGAAGCCGGCGAAGAAGGATGCTGCTCCTGCGCCAGTCAAAAAAGCGAAAACAAAAAAAGCCAAGCAAGCAATTCCCGAGAAGCGTTCGCAGTAA
- the ccoN gene encoding cytochrome-c oxidase, cbb3-type subunit I — METYRYDDAIVRKFTIATIIWGFVGMLVGLIVALELAFWQTNLSLPWITFGRLRPLHTNAVAFAFTGNAIFAAVYYSSQRLLKTRMFNDTLSAIHFWGWQLLIVFAALTLIFGITTGKEYAELEWPLDIMIAVLWVTFAINFFGTIAIRREPHLYVSIWYFMASILAIAILHIVNSIELPAGFLKSYPVYAGVQDAMVQWWYGHNAVGFLLTTPILGMMYYYLPKQAGQPIYSYRLSIVGFWALIFIYMWAGPHHLMYTALPEWTQTLGMIFSLMLWPPSWASMINGLMTLRGAWDKLRIDPILKFLAVSVTFYGMSTFEGPLMSIKSLNSITHYTDYTVGHVHSGALGWVGFMVFAIIYYMIPRLYRRPLFSRSMAESHFWLGTVGIILYYIPIITAGVIQSLMWKAFDAEGLLKYPNWMETVDAIMPLYWLRVIGGTAYLTGVVLMMVNVYKTMASANKSELVDEEAKAPAMVKESLFQKGGSFFHKYIETAPITMTLLAAVLVSVGGIVQIVPLLLKTKPEPVFGNVIKPYTPLELTGRDIYVKEGCYNCHSQMVRPLRDELMRYGEYSRADEFIYDHPFQWGSRRIGPDLHRLGGKYNDNWHYLHMKDPRAITPGSIMPAYPWLLKDKLDLSNLSRKMEVLRTLGAPYTDEEIANAESIAKQQASEIAERLKVDGHNNTQDKDIVALIAYLQRLGTDFKKIQLIENP, encoded by the coding sequence ATGGAAACTTATCGGTACGACGACGCCATCGTCCGGAAATTCACGATTGCAACGATTATTTGGGGCTTCGTGGGGATGTTGGTTGGATTGATTGTTGCGCTGGAACTGGCATTCTGGCAGACGAATCTCAGCCTCCCTTGGATAACGTTCGGGCGGCTACGTCCTCTGCATACGAATGCAGTAGCATTTGCCTTTACCGGAAACGCGATTTTTGCTGCAGTGTACTATTCCAGCCAACGGTTACTGAAAACGCGGATGTTCAACGATACTCTTTCGGCGATCCATTTCTGGGGGTGGCAGTTACTTATCGTTTTTGCTGCTTTGACGCTGATCTTCGGTATCACGACCGGTAAAGAATACGCCGAACTCGAATGGCCACTCGACATCATGATCGCTGTACTATGGGTAACCTTCGCCATCAACTTCTTCGGCACGATAGCAATCCGGCGGGAGCCGCATCTTTATGTATCGATCTGGTACTTTATGGCGTCGATCCTTGCTATCGCTATCCTCCATATTGTGAATTCGATCGAACTTCCGGCAGGCTTTTTGAAAAGCTATCCCGTATATGCCGGGGTGCAGGACGCGATGGTGCAGTGGTGGTATGGCCATAATGCGGTCGGATTCCTGTTAACGACCCCGATTCTCGGCATGATGTATTACTACCTGCCAAAGCAGGCCGGGCAGCCGATATATAGCTATCGCTTAAGTATTGTTGGATTTTGGGCGTTAATCTTCATCTACATGTGGGCAGGACCGCACCACTTGATGTACACCGCATTGCCGGAATGGACCCAAACATTGGGGATGATTTTCTCGTTAATGCTTTGGCCGCCTTCGTGGGCGTCGATGATCAATGGACTCATGACGTTACGCGGCGCATGGGATAAACTCCGTATCGATCCCATCTTAAAGTTCCTCGCCGTCAGTGTAACCTTCTACGGCATGTCGACCTTTGAAGGGCCGCTCATGTCGATCAAATCGTTGAATTCGATTACCCACTACACCGATTACACCGTCGGTCACGTCCATAGCGGCGCGTTGGGCTGGGTTGGGTTCATGGTCTTTGCGATTATCTACTATATGATTCCGCGCCTGTACCGGCGGCCGTTATTTAGCCGCAGCATGGCGGAGTCGCACTTCTGGCTCGGCACCGTCGGCATCATTCTGTATTACATTCCGATTATCACAGCAGGCGTTATTCAAAGCTTGATGTGGAAAGCGTTCGACGCCGAAGGATTACTTAAGTATCCGAACTGGATGGAAACCGTCGATGCGATTATGCCGCTCTATTGGTTGCGGGTTATCGGTGGTACTGCCTATCTGACCGGCGTCGTTTTAATGATGGTCAATGTCTATAAAACGATGGCGTCGGCAAACAAGAGCGAATTGGTCGACGAAGAGGCGAAAGCCCCGGCAATGGTGAAAGAGTCATTGTTCCAAAAAGGTGGATCGTTCTTCCATAAGTACATCGAAACCGCGCCGATCACGATGACGCTGCTTGCTGCTGTCTTAGTAAGTGTTGGCGGCATCGTTCAGATTGTACCGCTGCTCTTGAAAACGAAACCGGAACCGGTCTTTGGCAATGTCATAAAACCGTATACGCCGCTCGAGCTTACCGGTCGCGATATCTACGTGAAGGAAGGCTGCTACAACTGCCATAGCCAGATGGTGCGGCCGTTGCGCGATGAATTGATGCGATACGGCGAATATTCCCGCGCTGATGAATTTATCTACGATCATCCGTTCCAGTGGGGCAGCCGCCGCATCGGACCTGATCTCCATCGGTTGGGCGGTAAGTACAACGACAACTGGCATTACCTCCACATGAAGGATCCCCGCGCCATTACCCCCGGTTCGATTATGCCGGCGTACCCGTGGCTGCTTAAGGACAAACTCGATCTGAGTAATCTCTCGCGGAAGATGGAAGTATTGCGTACTTTAGGTGCTCCTTACACCGACGAAGAAATTGCAAATGCGGAATCCATCGCAAAGCAACAGGCGAGCGAAATTGCCGAACGTTTAAAGGTCGATGGACACAACAATACGCAGGACAAGGATATCGTAGCGCTAATCGCATATTTGCAACGGCTCGGCACCGATTTCAAGAAAATTCAATTAATCGAAAATCCGTAA
- a CDS encoding adenylate/guanylate cyclase domain-containing protein produces the protein MSEMIDIEELKRTDSNLGRILNYLFDGVYIVDRSMDILFWNRGAELLTGYFSQDVVGHRCADDILNHIDENGVRLCKGNCPLRQTFKSGQPTIRKVYPLRNDGRRFPVMTHVAPILNEAGEIIAAIEVFRDISQEEELRIMQEKFAALIKRYVSTTTVASINEQIQTNEDGKVEIRELTVLYLDVVAFTPFSEKNPPFAVVNMLNELFGLCGVITGECNGDIDKFIGDSIMAVFVDANDAVDAATKILAAHAAWNTKRLQRQQSEIRVRIGIHSGFMVQAEIGTLNRKDVTVIGDAVNTAARIQSSAEPNTIAISEATWSRLKQPQNFYFYQELKMKGKSEPQKIFLHKQ, from the coding sequence ATGTCAGAAATGATTGATATTGAAGAACTAAAACGAACCGACAGCAACCTCGGACGCATTTTGAACTATCTCTTCGATGGGGTGTACATCGTAGATCGATCCATGGATATCCTTTTTTGGAACCGGGGAGCCGAGTTGTTAACCGGATACTTTTCCCAAGATGTTGTGGGACATCGGTGTGCCGACGACATTTTAAATCACATCGATGAGAATGGTGTAAGACTGTGTAAAGGGAATTGTCCCTTACGGCAAACGTTCAAATCGGGTCAGCCGACGATACGCAAAGTATACCCCTTGCGAAATGATGGACGTCGGTTTCCGGTCATGACACACGTTGCTCCCATTCTCAATGAAGCGGGTGAAATCATAGCAGCCATCGAAGTGTTCCGCGATATCTCACAGGAAGAAGAGTTGCGGATAATGCAGGAAAAATTTGCAGCTCTCATAAAACGATATGTCTCTACAACAACAGTAGCATCAATCAATGAACAAATCCAAACCAACGAAGATGGGAAAGTCGAAATTCGGGAATTAACGGTGTTGTATTTGGATGTCGTAGCATTTACCCCCTTCTCGGAAAAGAATCCGCCGTTCGCTGTTGTTAACATGCTTAATGAGTTGTTCGGTTTGTGTGGGGTCATTACCGGAGAATGTAACGGTGATATCGATAAGTTCATCGGTGACAGCATCATGGCGGTATTCGTCGATGCAAACGACGCTGTCGATGCCGCAACCAAAATTCTCGCGGCTCATGCTGCTTGGAATACAAAACGACTACAGCGACAACAATCCGAAATACGGGTGCGAATCGGCATCCACAGCGGATTTATGGTGCAGGCGGAAATTGGTACACTGAATCGGAAGGATGTAACCGTGATTGGGGATGCTGTTAACACTGCAGCAAGAATTCAATCCTCGGCAGAACCAAACACAATTGCAATATCGGAAGCGACTTGGTCACGGCTGAAACAACCGCAAAATTTCTATTTCTACCAGGAGTTGAAAATGAAAGGAAAATCAGAACCACAAAAAATATTTTTGCACAAACAATAG
- a CDS encoding succinylglutamate desuccinylase/aspartoacylase family protein → MSHPTFFQSRWYGVAWLLIGLIVAGLGGYPLYQQRKVQPLPIVFANAQKHWLSEWAPWLKDTRGDTEVYLLSGENSTAENSGSLLVLGGTHPDEPAGFLSTLLLLQNAQVSSGRVFVIPRANASAFSQTEPGEGHPASYPLQIKDGGTIRMPFGARLTNPLDQWPSPDVKPHYPSGQLLSSKDLRNLNRCFPGKRDGLFTEQIAAGITELITKENINLTVDLHEASLEYPVINALIAHENSQELASGALLELEMENLQYTFEMSPQKLRGLTHRELGDHTKTLPILVETANVAQGRLRGKTTVDMIVKGYDAAYLRAVASGLLKVEYPDSGIPLEVRCGRQLSCIAAYTIAWNEAHPDLPLIVTGIPTYTSLIANGF, encoded by the coding sequence ATGAGCCACCCCACGTTTTTCCAATCCCGTTGGTATGGCGTTGCTTGGCTATTGATTGGACTCATTGTTGCCGGACTCGGTGGTTATCCTTTGTATCAACAACGGAAAGTCCAACCGTTGCCTATCGTATTTGCCAATGCACAAAAGCATTGGTTATCGGAATGGGCGCCGTGGCTAAAAGACACCCGCGGCGATACCGAAGTCTATCTCCTATCCGGTGAAAATAGCACCGCCGAAAACAGCGGCTCGCTACTTGTATTGGGTGGCACGCACCCCGACGAACCGGCAGGTTTTCTTTCAACATTATTGTTGTTGCAAAATGCTCAGGTCAGCTCCGGCAGAGTCTTTGTAATCCCGCGGGCAAATGCGTCGGCATTCTCGCAAACGGAACCGGGTGAAGGACATCCTGCATCGTACCCATTACAAATCAAAGATGGCGGCACGATTCGGATGCCATTCGGAGCGCGACTCACCAATCCGCTCGATCAATGGCCGTCGCCCGACGTGAAACCGCATTACCCCAGTGGACAATTGCTCTCCAGTAAAGACCTCCGCAACTTGAACCGCTGTTTCCCCGGCAAACGCGATGGCTTATTCACCGAACAAATCGCCGCCGGCATCACCGAACTGATTACCAAAGAGAATATAAATCTAACCGTCGACCTCCACGAAGCGTCCCTCGAGTATCCAGTGATTAATGCGCTGATCGCCCACGAGAATTCGCAGGAATTGGCGTCCGGCGCCCTGCTTGAATTGGAGATGGAAAACCTCCAGTACACGTTTGAAATGTCGCCACAAAAACTGCGGGGACTAACCCACCGCGAATTGGGTGACCACACGAAAACGTTACCGATTCTCGTCGAAACCGCGAATGTTGCACAAGGGCGTTTGCGGGGAAAAACCACCGTCGATATGATTGTGAAAGGATATGATGCGGCGTATTTGCGGGCGGTGGCAAGCGGTCTATTGAAAGTGGAGTATCCCGATAGCGGCATTCCATTAGAAGTGCGGTGCGGGCGACAGCTTTCCTGTATCGCCGCTTACACCATCGCCTGGAACGAAGCGCATCCCGACTTGCCGTTGATAGTGACTGGGATACCAACATACACTTCGTTAATCGCGAATGGATTCTAA
- a CDS encoding FixH family protein codes for MPSLTKSRLWPTILLGSFALFLLAMVVLVVVAEVNRPEMVERDPYTRGSIDSVGHYSNLNRLSGWLVDARLQQSANRQWLEVFVVDSLHTPVVGLLGDVALYCLSGSRYDIPRQQLVSGDSGRYLLPIATPLTQKRWEAMVRLTDGKSSFQKRFPFKVQ; via the coding sequence ATGCCATCGCTAACGAAATCGCGGCTTTGGCCAACGATACTATTGGGGAGTTTTGCGCTCTTTCTACTTGCGATGGTAGTGTTGGTGGTTGTCGCGGAAGTGAATCGTCCCGAAATGGTTGAGCGTGATCCCTATACTCGCGGTTCGATTGATTCGGTGGGTCATTATTCCAACTTGAATCGGTTGAGTGGTTGGCTCGTCGACGCTCGGTTGCAACAATCAGCGAATCGGCAATGGCTGGAAGTGTTTGTCGTCGATTCGTTACACACACCGGTCGTAGGATTGCTGGGCGACGTCGCGCTCTATTGCTTGTCGGGCAGCCGTTACGATATCCCCCGTCAACAATTGGTGAGCGGCGATTCCGGACGCTACCTTTTACCGATTGCTACACCCTTGACCCAAAAGCGCTGGGAAGCGATGGTGCGGCTCACTGATGGCAAATCATCGTTCCAAAAGCGCTTCCCGTTCAAAGTGCAATAA
- the ccoG gene encoding cytochrome c oxidase accessory protein CcoG produces the protein MSTHIPTPDPIQEKSSPNPANTGSNGSMQSSGHRQWQYPDRVPGRWTIAREGVGYALLGLFLLLPWLTINGNPALLLNIPERKFFIFGATFVPGDFFLFALLMLLATLALFLFSALFGRIWCGWACPQTVFMEGVYRQIERMIEGSFRKRKARDEAKQKGQTPTDYYMVKGLKHAIYLVISFLFGMFFLAYFVGRDTAFGLLSGTAGDHPFATFALFALSGFMYFVGAIFRELACTFICPYARFQSVLLDRHSIVIGYDKVRGEPRGKRKRGSESLTGDCVDCFRCVQVCPTGIDIRNGLQLECVNCTACLDACDEVMLKTGKPKGLIRYGSTAALEGEPTKKLLRPRTILYTLILLGVVVLATLQLSNRQLIHAVVLRAAGMPYVLQPDGKVRNGFIVKLENRGGTPRTINITAEGLPGAEWIINGAPFALAAGQELRVNVYGIVPRSAIKSEETTVTFRITQEGELLAEREARFLSPEVDEDDNEKDEEKHH, from the coding sequence GTGTCTACTCACATACCAACTCCCGATCCTATACAAGAGAAGTCCTCTCCCAATCCCGCCAACACCGGCAGCAACGGTTCCATGCAAAGCAGTGGACATCGTCAATGGCAATATCCCGATCGCGTTCCCGGTCGCTGGACAATCGCTCGCGAAGGAGTCGGATACGCTTTGCTCGGGTTGTTTCTCTTGCTCCCATGGCTAACAATCAATGGCAATCCGGCGTTGTTGCTCAACATTCCCGAACGGAAATTTTTCATCTTTGGTGCTACCTTCGTTCCCGGCGATTTTTTTCTGTTCGCACTATTGATGCTGTTGGCTACGCTGGCACTCTTTCTTTTTAGCGCATTGTTTGGACGGATTTGGTGCGGTTGGGCATGTCCCCAAACCGTATTCATGGAAGGGGTCTACCGTCAAATCGAGCGTATGATTGAGGGCAGTTTTCGGAAACGGAAAGCCCGCGACGAAGCAAAACAGAAGGGACAAACACCCACTGATTACTATATGGTCAAAGGATTGAAACATGCAATCTATTTGGTGATTTCCTTCCTCTTCGGAATGTTCTTCCTTGCCTACTTTGTCGGGCGTGATACCGCATTTGGCTTACTTTCCGGTACGGCGGGCGACCACCCCTTCGCCACCTTTGCTCTTTTCGCATTATCTGGATTCATGTATTTTGTTGGTGCAATCTTCCGGGAACTCGCCTGTACGTTTATTTGCCCCTACGCCCGTTTTCAATCGGTGCTACTCGACCGTCACAGTATCGTCATCGGTTACGATAAAGTACGCGGGGAACCGCGCGGTAAACGGAAACGCGGCTCCGAGTCGCTTACCGGTGATTGCGTCGATTGTTTCCGTTGTGTTCAGGTCTGTCCGACCGGGATCGATATCCGCAATGGTCTACAACTCGAGTGTGTGAATTGTACCGCCTGCCTTGACGCATGTGATGAAGTCATGTTGAAAACCGGAAAGCCGAAAGGACTCATCCGCTACGGTAGTACTGCCGCATTGGAAGGCGAGCCGACAAAGAAACTCTTGCGGCCGCGAACGATACTTTACACATTGATTCTCCTTGGTGTTGTGGTACTCGCAACGCTGCAACTCAGTAATCGCCAGTTGATTCACGCCGTGGTCTTGCGTGCTGCCGGAATGCCGTATGTGTTGCAGCCCGATGGAAAAGTGCGAAATGGTTTTATCGTGAAGTTGGAAAATCGGGGCGGTACGCCGCGCACCATCAACATTACTGCCGAGGGATTACCCGGCGCAGAATGGATTATCAACGGCGCACCGTTCGCTTTAGCTGCCGGTCAAGAGTTGCGGGTGAATGTGTATGGCATTGTACCGCGTTCCGCCATCAAATCGGAAGAAACCACAGTAACTTTCCGTATCACACAAGAGGGCGAATTGCTTGCCGAACGTGAAGCAAGATTCCTTTCCCCGGAAGTGGATGAAGACGATAACGAGAAAGACGAGGAAAAACATCATTAG